Proteins encoded in a region of the Pseudomonas syringae KCTC 12500 genome:
- a CDS encoding DUF4055 domain-containing protein, which produces MNNDVSFKRPEYIEALDRWLTVRDVCAGQHRVVDRLPYINRHDKSEENVERNNAYRERAVFKNATGHTRNGLIGLAFHKDPTLTVPKNLEYLQDNANGAGVSIYQQSQGSLEKVLEAGRHGLFVDFHEDSGIGGHSVILTYTAEDVINWRTGMVDGHNVLIMVVLREMNEEPDGFGLKCTEQFRELALGEDGLYVCRVWRRKGPRGGGPLEVVEEYMPAGKGGRLKEIPFTFIGAQNNDPSIDESPLYDIAMINLGHYRNSADYEDSVFWCGQAQPWISGVDDQWLEMARKEGVYVGSRAPIPVPAGETFAFAQPQPNTLVKEAMADKNQMMIELGARMVVSSMTAKTATESRGDQSASTSVLAICVSNVNEAYTRALGWCAQFLGATGKTAYLVNQEFVELSADPQMITALVQLWQSGGFAKADLRGYLRKLGLIAPERTDKQIDGELQEQTDNLGLDDDEDLNDGRQPSGT; this is translated from the coding sequence ATGAATAATGACGTTTCCTTCAAACGGCCCGAATACATCGAGGCTTTGGATCGCTGGCTTACTGTGCGCGACGTCTGTGCTGGCCAGCACCGTGTTGTTGACCGGCTGCCTTACATCAACCGACACGACAAGTCAGAAGAGAACGTCGAGCGCAACAACGCGTACCGCGAGCGCGCGGTGTTCAAGAACGCCACCGGCCACACCCGAAACGGGCTGATTGGTTTGGCGTTCCACAAAGACCCCACGCTAACGGTCCCCAAGAACCTTGAATACCTGCAGGACAATGCCAACGGCGCAGGCGTGAGCATCTATCAGCAGTCGCAAGGCTCGCTTGAGAAGGTCTTGGAAGCCGGTCGTCATGGTCTTTTCGTGGACTTCCACGAGGACAGCGGCATCGGTGGGCATTCGGTCATCCTCACTTACACGGCTGAAGACGTCATCAACTGGCGCACCGGTATGGTGGACGGCCACAACGTCCTGATCATGGTTGTTCTGCGTGAGATGAACGAAGAGCCAGATGGGTTTGGGCTGAAGTGCACTGAACAGTTTCGCGAGCTGGCCCTTGGCGAGGATGGACTGTACGTTTGTCGCGTCTGGCGTCGTAAAGGCCCGCGCGGCGGTGGCCCTCTTGAGGTTGTGGAAGAGTACATGCCAGCCGGGAAGGGCGGACGTCTCAAGGAGATCCCTTTCACTTTCATCGGCGCGCAGAACAACGACCCAAGCATTGACGAGTCGCCGCTTTACGACATCGCTATGATCAACCTCGGCCATTATCGGAACAGCGCGGACTACGAGGACAGCGTGTTCTGGTGTGGCCAGGCTCAGCCATGGATCAGCGGCGTCGACGACCAATGGCTCGAAATGGCGCGCAAAGAAGGCGTCTACGTAGGCTCCCGCGCTCCGATCCCTGTGCCTGCTGGCGAAACGTTTGCTTTTGCCCAGCCCCAGCCCAACACGCTGGTGAAAGAGGCGATGGCCGACAAGAACCAGATGATGATTGAGCTGGGCGCACGCATGGTTGTGTCGTCGATGACGGCCAAGACGGCTACAGAGTCGAGAGGCGACCAGTCGGCGTCCACGTCGGTGCTCGCGATCTGCGTATCCAACGTCAACGAGGCCTATACCCGAGCGCTGGGTTGGTGTGCTCAGTTCTTGGGCGCCACCGGCAAGACGGCTTACCTGGTCAATCAGGAGTTCGTCGAGCTCAGCGCGGACCCGCAGATGATCACCGCGCTTGTGCAGCTATGGCAGAGCGGCGGGTTTGCCAAAGCCGATCTGCGCGGGTACCTGCGCAAGTTGGGGCTGATCGCACCGGAGCGAACCGACAAGCAGATAGACGGAGAGCTTCAGGAACAGACCGACAACCTCGGCCTGGATGATGACGAGGACTTAAACGATGGCCGTCAACCAAGCGGTACTTGA
- a CDS encoding minor capsid protein, which translates to MAVNQAVLDATIRHSVFLEQLKAGEVEKFAPFLKEIDRAVREQLTNADLSEYNIKRLNQLLDEVDSLLLGIFDRYTTTLNLDLIDLANYEAQFEATALSRSAPVGVTFDAVVPPARAIRSAVLNNPLSVRDNGGGKLLEPFIKDWATTERERVSGAIRQGFFEGQTNFQVIRKIRGTKAAGYSDGILATTKRNASAVVHTAVQHVASQARMETIKANPDVVAEIEIVATLDSKTTQTCRSMDKRRFPVDSGPRPPFHIRCRTTFVPVTKWTKFLSKDATRASVGPDGGGQVAADLSYYDWLKLQPAAFQYQALGPTRAKLFRDGGLTLERFSELQLDRNFKPLTLEQMKKLEPLAFERAGI; encoded by the coding sequence ATGGCCGTCAACCAAGCGGTACTTGATGCCACGATTCGGCACTCGGTGTTTCTGGAGCAACTGAAGGCTGGAGAGGTCGAGAAATTCGCTCCTTTTCTCAAGGAGATCGACCGGGCGGTGCGCGAGCAGCTCACCAATGCCGACCTGAGCGAGTACAACATCAAGCGGCTGAACCAGCTGCTCGACGAGGTCGACAGCCTGCTGCTCGGCATCTTCGACCGCTATACCACCACGCTGAACCTTGATCTGATCGACTTGGCCAACTACGAGGCTCAGTTCGAAGCGACGGCGCTATCCCGGTCCGCCCCTGTGGGTGTCACCTTTGATGCAGTGGTACCGCCAGCGCGCGCGATCCGCTCGGCGGTGCTCAACAACCCGCTCAGCGTGCGCGACAACGGCGGCGGCAAGCTGCTGGAGCCGTTCATCAAGGACTGGGCAACTACCGAACGCGAGCGCGTCAGTGGTGCCATCAGGCAGGGATTCTTCGAGGGGCAGACGAACTTTCAGGTCATCCGCAAGATTCGCGGTACCAAGGCTGCTGGGTACAGCGACGGGATATTGGCAACGACCAAGCGCAATGCCAGTGCAGTCGTGCACACGGCTGTGCAGCACGTCGCCTCGCAGGCCCGAATGGAGACGATCAAGGCCAATCCTGATGTAGTCGCCGAGATTGAGATCGTCGCCACACTCGATAGCAAGACAACCCAGACCTGCAGGTCGATGGATAAGCGTCGCTTCCCAGTCGATTCCGGGCCGCGGCCCCCGTTCCATATCAGGTGCCGGACTACCTTCGTTCCTGTGACCAAATGGACCAAATTCCTCAGCAAGGATGCTACCCGCGCCTCGGTGGGGCCGGACGGCGGAGGCCAAGTGGCAGCCGATCTGAGCTATTACGATTGGCTCAAGCTCCAGCCGGCAGCTTTTCAGTATCAGGCGCTTGGCCCAACCCGCGCCAAGCTGTTCCGTGATGGCGGACTGACGCTTGAGCGCTTCTCTGAGCTGCAGCTCGACCGCAATTTCAAGCCGCTCACGCTGGAACAGATGAAAAAGCTTGAGCCGCTGGCATTCGAGCGTGCAGGTATTTAG